The window aacaccattatttttgtcttactgagatttactgtcagggcccagaagATCtatgtgctgctgtaggccctccttggttggtgacagaagaagGCCACCaggatcatcagcaaacagtagacatttgacttcagattctagtagggtgaggcggtgctgcagactattctagtagggtgaggccgggtgctgcagactattgtagggtgaggccgggtgctgcagactattcaggtagggtgaggccgggtgctgcagactattctagtagggtgaggctgggtgctgcagactattctagtgagggtgaggctgggtgctgcagacatttctagtagggtgaggccgggtgctgcagactattctagtagggtgagccggatgctgcagactattctagtaggttgaggccgggtgctgcagactattctagtagggtgaggccgggtgctgtagactattctagtagggtgaggccaggtgctgcagactgttctagcgcCTTCGCCAATtggttgatatatatgttgaagagggtggggcttaagctgcagtCCTCTCTTTTGCATGAATATGCCAGATATTYTGGAGGAACCGTGAGCTCACARGGCAAAAGCATGCTCACGCGAAAGGGGTAACGCCCACTTACACATACAGAAACATTAGAGGAAAAAAAAAAGTCAGGATAAACTCTTTATTTATCTACCATCTTTGGTAGAATATTGAAAAAAACCGAGGTTGGGTAAATGGACATGCTCTTTCAAATATTCTCCACTAGGGGGCGCATTAGCACTATCGAAGAGCCTGCTATGGTGAAGTAAAGTATGCTATTTGTAGCGTCACTACTAGTGAGATTGTATTACCAGTAAATAGGTGGTGGTGGAACTACTTACCAAACAATGTATATTCAGTACAATTTATCACCCTGTAATGAGACCATAACTACAAAGCTACATCACCACATTTTCATATCTTTCCCTTCATTTTAGTTTAGTAAAGTCTGTATACTTTCCTGTAGGTTGCTGATGATTCTTAGCCTGGGTATCACTACCTGTCTGTTGTGCCATCATGCCACAGGAGTTGGCATGATAACACATACATATCTGGGATCAGTCTAGTTAATTCTCACAACTCTCCCCAAAAACAATTTCTTCTAGATTCTAGAAATTGTCAATATGGAGCATTGATTTGCTACAAGGAGTCACAGTATTTTCCACTAAGACCGACAAGTGTTCTGTCCAGGAGGTACAGCTACATTACGCGGACTCACgctaatacaaaaacaagtattagattctggctcagacaaggcttACTTATATAACCCCCCAAAACATGTGTATCCATGTAAATAAGATTTTATTAgaattacatacagtatctgatTCAGTACAACATTTTAGAACTCTGTCACACTTTttgttacaaaaaatacattcaaaaGATAAGAGATCGAACCACCCTTTAAAACACAAACATATTTTTATCATAGATGTCAGGCTTTTTATCCTAGTTTTCAGGTTTTCAAGTAATTCAGACAAACGAAAATAAAAGAGGCAAACAAAAACAGCATATGTCGTCTTCAGGAGATTTTRCTGTGTCAAATAATTGGGTCTATTAACTTCCCAGAATACTCAAACAACCTCCATTTTTAATCTCCCTTAAAGCCTCAGAACCTGTAAGTACTATGGTTCCATCACGAATGGCACCCWATTCCCTTTAaaaagtacactacttttgaccagatccctatagaccctagtcaaaagtagggcactatgtagggaatagggtgccattcaagACAAAGCCTCAGTGAGTATTAACATTACTCCATGTTCAACTTCAACATTCTTGGTAAACCAAAAAAATACATGAGCGATATCCGAGTGCTTACCAGAGTTacagggatagttcacccaaattacaaaatgacgcATTGGTTTCCTCACCCTGTAAGCAATCTATggatgacagcaatccatgctttggttaagTTTCCCTGGCATTGTTTCCatatgctaacgttttagcatttgtgtcaGAAATCCCATTCATGGgactgatattagcatttttcatgCATCCTGTCCTAACCATCCAAAATGatctaaaattgattgtgaaTCTAAACAGTCACTTAAATATGATTTGAACAGGATGCATAGAAAacaatatcggtcccatgacttgaatgggatttgtgccacaaatgctaaaatgttagcgcgtggaaacagtgccagggaaactaaaccaaagcatggatttgctatcataccttgtccatagactgcttccAGGGTAAGAAAACCAATATGTCACTTTGTAATTTAGGTGAACGCTCCCTTTAAAATGGCCGTTTGATTCCGCTTCATGTAACACATGCTATCCAGAACAGAACAACCCATTGATAccaagcacacacacctgtctcttatacacatctagatgtgtataagagacagcacacacacacacacacacacacacacacacacacacacacacacacacacacacacacacacacacatattctcccGACTGAAAGGAATAGTAGCATGTAGTTTCTCCTACTGTCTGTATGTGTCCAAAATGCCacactactccctatatagtgcactactcataATAATTAGGAATTACAATGgtttaatttaataggatctccatggtgctacttttgaccagaggctctatatagggattagcatgccatttgagacgtagccTTAGCCACTGATCTGAGGTCAGCTTTGCATTTCCCCTAACGTTTAAGCTTAGGGGTTGGGTGAAGAGTTGTTAGCAGATCCTAGACCTGTAGTTAACGAGCCTAAAAGAACAGGTCGAGAGCACTGAGGGTATCAGTCTCCATCTCCGTCTGCTGATTGGCCGACCCTGATATGAACTCTTCCAGGAAGTTCTCACCAGAGGTCGTGATTGGCTCGGCTAGACCAGGCTGTGGCACTACTACACCGTGATTGGCCGTAGGCAAGATCACAGGTGTCACCACCTTTGAGGCTCCACTAATACCATTCCTCCCACACGCCAAGTCCCCGCCCCCTTCTTGCCCATTGGTGGTCAGCATCTCCAGGAAGCCTGTGCTGTCCGGCGATAGGTTGCTGGCGGTCGTCGCCGGCGACAGAAGGTCGGCAAAGAACTGGTCGTATGCGGGACTGTCATAGACAGAGGTACTAGAGCTCACGGTGTGGGAAGGACTCCGATCAGTGATGTCTGGTGTGCAGGTTACTTCCCCCCGTCCTCCCACACCCCCCTGGTAACCCAGCATCTGATTCAGCTTCTCTAGTTTCTTCTTCTTGGCTTTCAGCTTCTTCAGCAGCTTGTACCTGAGGGCATCGGTCTCACTGACCTGACCGCCTGGGCTGTGTTTCCTGGAGGAAGAGATTTTAGGGAGCTCCGTGACTCctggagagggaggaagtgaTGTCACAATAGGCACTGCTGAAGTAGTGTGGTTGATAAGGGGTTTTCGCGAGACGAGGGCGGCATGTTGACTTGGTATCTTCCAGGGTCCATTTTGAGGGTCAATTCTTTGAGAGAGAAGCTGGGTGGGAGGTGAAGTCTTGGAGGGACTGTTTATGTTTATATTTACGATCCTGCTTCTGGCCTGGAACCCTCCGTACATCTCGGCAGCCTTCACCGGCAGGGCCTCGTTGTCCACCTTACTTAGTTTGGGTTTGGGTAGAGGCGGAGGCTTCTTCAGCCTGGCGTCTGGGTTGGGGGGAGCCATCCTTGGGGTCTGCCAGCTCTGTGAAAGCTGCTGGAACCGGTTGggtgttgagtggttgaaatgACTCTGGGTTCTTGGGGGATTGGGGATGGAGGTGGGGTGGAGGCTAAGCAGGTAGGACCAGCGAGAGTTGGGGTCCAGGGGTGGAGGAAGGCCGGGTTTGCTCtgcagagagatggaggtagcagCGGGTTCGGAGTGGggcgggggagagggaggagtaggGGCCTCTGATGTGAGGGTGCTGGGTTCCACATATGATGGTGACATCATAGATACAACTGAGGGCAGGATTATTCCACCACAGTTTCCAGGAAGTGCGATTGGTGTAGCTGTtcttggtggtgttgttgtgacCACCTTAGCTGCTGGTGCAACTGTAGTGTTGGATGCCATCATTTTGGCCTTATTGCTGGTGCTTCTGCCCCTTCTGAGCTTGGGAGGACACGGAGGAGTGGGCTTTTCAGAGTCGGGCTCAGAAGGACCGTCACTGCTGTCAAGGAGAAACCCACTGGCCGTATCAGGGGACGATGGCCTTTTGATGATGACAACATCTGTTTCAGGGGGCGTTTCATGGGCAGGTGCGGGGTTCTCGGCCTCAGGTGTAGGAGCAGGTAGAGGAGGACTGAGGTCTCCATTTTGCCTGGGAGCCAGGGAGACATTGTTGTCGTCCAACGGCCTCCCATCAGAGTCAACTCTGACCTCTACGAGCGTCAGGGTGACAATGTCATCGTGGGAGAGGCCCTCGAAGGTGTCGAGCAGTGTGGTGCTACTGATAGACGAGTTACCAGCGTTACCGGTGGTTACCGTGGTGTCCATGATGTCGTTGTCGGTATCGTCAGACACCGCCAGTGCCTCGACAATGGCTGTGTCGttgtgaaggagagggagagagaggttggggtaACAGGACTGAGCCGGTACGCCATGAAGCACGCTGGTGGAACCGGTGGCGATGGGAGAGTTAACGTTATTCCTTAATGTTGTGTCCATATCGTTATCAATATAGCCAGCAGTTATGGGGGTGTCCATGTCAGTGTCCGCATCATCAGAGACCGTCTGAGAGATGTCTTGAGATTCATCGTTGACAAAGAGTTTGGCTAAGGGAGGTTGCTGCAGTTCTTTGTGTATCAGTAAAGTGCTTGTCAGGGATACAGGGGGAGAGCAAGGTGTCTGTGGGTTGTCCGGTCTGTCGGTCTTCAACTCCCAGAAGACAACGTGGATTTCTCTAGGAGGGACCACCAGCTGGGTGTGGGAGACACAGTTAGGGTGCTTCAGATCGTCAAACTCCAACCACGATCCTGTGGGGAGAGATACCAACAGAGAAGAGTGAGGAATGGGCTCTATACACTGGCGGTGGACAGGGAGAGTTACTACAGTCACAGAGGAATGGGCTCTATACACTGGTGGTGGACGGGGAGAGTTACTAACAGTCACAGAGGAATGGGCTCTATACACTGGTGGTGGACAGGGAGAGTTACTACAGTCACGAGGAATGGGCTCTATACACTGGTGGGTGGACGGGGAGAGTTACTACAGTCACAGAGGAATGGGCTCTATACACTGGTGGTGGACAGGGAGAGAGTTACTACAGTCACAGAGGAATGGGCTCTATACACTGGTGGTGGACGGGGAGAGTTACTAACAGTCACAGAGGAATGGGCTCTATACAACTGTGGTGGACGGGGAGTTACTACAGTCCAGCAGGAGAATGGGCTCTATACACTGGTGGTGGACGGGGAGAGTTACTACAGTCACAGAGGAATGGGCTCTATACACTGGTGGTGGACAGGGAGAGTTACTACAGTCACAGAGGAATGGGCTCTATACACTGGTGGTGGACAGGAGAGTTTACTACAGTCACAGAGGAATGGGGCTCTATACACTGTGGTGGACGGGAGAGTTACTACAGTCACAGAGGAATGGGCTCTATACACTGGTGGTGGACAGGGAGAGTTACTACAGTCACAGAGGAAGATACCACTGGTGGTGACGGGGAGAGTTATCTACAGTCACAGAGGAATGGCTGCTCGATACAGGGGAGACGGAGTGGAAGAAGAAGTACTACATGGTCACAGAGGAATGGGCATCTTATACACTGGCGGTGGACAGGCAGAGTTACTACAGTCACAGAGGAATGGGCTCTATTCACTGGTGGTGGACAGGGAGAGTTACTACAGTCACAGAGAATGGGCTCTATACACTGGCGGTGGACAGGGAGAGTTACTACAGTCACAGAGGAATGGGTTTATACACTGGTGGTGGACAGGAGAGTTACTACAGTCACAGAGGAATGGGCTCTATACACTGGGTGTGACAGGGAGAGTTACTACAGTCACAGAGGAATGGTTCTATACACTGGTGTGTGGACAGGGAGAGTTACTACAGTCACAGAGGAATGGGCTCTATACACTGGTGGTGGACAGGGAGAGTACTACAGTCACAGAGGAATGGCTCTAGTACACTGGTGGTGGACAGGGAGAGTTACTACAGTCACAAGAGGAATGGGCTCTATACACTGTGCGTGGACAGGGAGAGTTACTACAGTCAGCAGAGGAATGGGCTCTATACACTGGTGGTGGACAGGGAGAGTTACTACAGTCACAGAGGAATGGGTTCTATACACTGGCGGTGGACAGGGAGAGTTACTACAGTCACAGAGGAATGGGTAACATGCTCACTCTGATCATTCCTCATTAGTAGGAAGGTGCTGAATCCTTGTGATAACTAAATGGATTATTGAAGGTATTTTTGGTGTGCTGTCCATCTCTTTTAAAGAGTTACCCCAACACAATGTAAAGAGACCTACTGATTTGCACTTTATAAATGCTAGACATGATTAGACAGAGACTGACCTTACTTTTCAGTAAAGAAATATAATTGTTTCTATCCATTGATAATGGAGGTATGAATAAGCTATATATAGCATTTTTTAAAGGGACACTTCGAGATTTTGGCAATttagccctttatctacttccagagtcagatgaactcatggatgcCATTTTTATGTCCTTGCATCCAGTACGAAGGAAGTCGAGaagtagtttcgcgagccaatgctaactagcgatCTACAAGCGTGCTAgtagttaccatagacttccagtcattgcgctaacactagttagcWATTTCCTTCAACCTGTCCGCAGAGACATcgaaatggtatccatgagttcatctgactctggggaagttgaTAATCCTGacgtaatacatttaaaaagaacAACTGAACTTGTTGAccagtaaacaacaacaaaaactttacTAACGAAATMACAAATAAAGTTATACTGAACTAAATGACAAAGTCACACTGACCGTCAGGTCTGCGTATCCAGGTGACAAAGTGCTTGAGTTGCTGGTCATACTGTATGACTGTGGTGACGGAGTATTCCTGCTGCTGGAAGGTGAAGGAGTACACACAGAGGTCGTTGTCAGGAAGACCTTCTACAAAGTGCagcacaaacacaggagacaccCTGGTGGAACAGACACAATAGATATCAGCCTCAGGAAACAGAGGTAGAGGACATTATCTACAACATGGTGTCTGGATAAATCCTCTACTCATTTCCTGTCCTCCATCTGCACCGACTGGTAACAGAACAACAATCTGCAACAGAAAACATGAAAAAGAAAAAGCAAGAGAATCGAGCGCTTACAGTTGCTTCACAAATCACCTAGCAACCGCACCAGGCGCCATGTCAGAAGACCAGCAAGTCTGGTGGAAGTCCTCCAATCGTCCACATGGCTGGCTGCGTTTTGCTATCACCGTAAACGTCGGGAAGATTGCCCATTATTTCGTTTTTTCTAAGGACCCAGAAAACGGAGgcagtgggagaacctattcaagtaagtaaatatattttgaaaatgacagctgcaggctaactcaaatgagctaaTGTAATGTTCGCTGGCTgattttacatactgtatagctaaCCAAGtaaattaaatatcaccagcaAGCGATCTtcatattagctagttagctacctatcttgatatatttattttttgtaactcaaaatacatttgtagctagctagctaacagccacaGAAAAGGGTGAAAGGAATAGCTAGCAGTTCCAGCTGTCAGAGAAGGGAAAGTAGACtactctggatagggcaggtacctTTGTGGGAGGACACTATGAAGAGATTCTCCAGATCCAGTCCCTAGTGAGGAAAAACGACGAGACACAGCAACATAATATTTagtgctgtctaatttgagtaGAATGCAGCCTGTTTCTACGTGATGTTTTgtgtcctcagatacagagagagcTGTGAaaccctgtctgcagatgaagaggtcctaAACAATGCCCCCAAMAGAATAAGGGTACATCCTTGTATACCATGGATTATATGTGTACTTATGTTGGCATATTGagtaaagaaaaatacattttaaaaagtcacacacacacacacaatgtagaaacctactacaactggagcaggccaaccctgctgggcgtgcaggcttttgttccagcctagCACMAACATACATGATTCAATTTATCAAAATGAAGTgtgctattgctgggctggaatagaagtcCTCTCAGCCAGTAGATCAGGGATCAGCGGAGCAATGTTGGCCTCTTCTGGTATTTACATGTTTTTATTCACCTGAAGTtatgctttagtaataatagccTACGTGTTACTAACACGTCTAACTTTTACATACGAGTTAGCTTTACGTGAACACTTTGAAATTATATGAAATAGTGTTGATTCTTCGAAGTgaagtgtttaaacttgttttaattgttaacttaAAAAKTATTATTCAAGATGAACTAGTGTCAACGTTGATTCATCACAGCTCACGATCCTGCAAAAGGGAATCTGTCTAATTTGTGMGTTATATTCTCAAATTAACATGACCTTTTGTTCAGTTGTAAGCTTTACAATTAGTATTATTTGT is drawn from Salvelinus sp. IW2-2015 unplaced genomic scaffold, ASM291031v2 Un_scaffold3593, whole genome shotgun sequence and contains these coding sequences:
- the uspl1 gene encoding SUMO-specific isopeptidase USPL1, producing the protein MCFSFRCKKTLTTFTKVLSDWHPLNAAHQSRCSKCNKRKQTRMLVLERVSPVFVLHFVEGLPDNDLCVYSFTFQQQEYSVTTVIQYDQQLKHFVTWIRRPDGSWLEFDDLKHPNCVSHTQLVVPPREIHVVFWELKTDRPDNPQTPCSPPVSLTSTLLIHKELQQPPLAKLFVNDESQDISQTVSDDADTDMDTPITAGYIDNDMDTTLRNNVNSPIATGSTSVLHGVPAQSCYPNLSLPLLHNDTAIVEALAVSDDTDNDIMDTTVTTGNAGNSSISSTTLLDTFEGLSHDDIVTLTLVEVRVDSDGRPLDDNNVSLAPRQNGDLSPPLPAPTPEAENPAPAHETPPETDVVIIKRPSSPDTASGFLLDSSDGPSEPDSEKPTPPCPPKLRRGRSTSNKAKMMASNTTVAPAAKVVTTTPPRTATPIALPGNCGGIILPSVVSMMSPSYVEPSTLTSEAPTPPSPPPHSEPAATSISLQSKPGLPPPLDPNSRWSYLLSLHPTSIPNPPRTQSHFNHSTPNRFQQLSQSWQTPRMAPPNPDARLKKPPPLPKPKLSKVDNEALPVKAAEMYGGFQARSRIVNININSPSKTSPPTQLLSQRIDPQNGPWKIPSQHAALVSRKPLINHTTSAVPIVTSLPPSPGVTELPKISSSRKHSPGGQVSETDALRYKLLKKLKAKKKKLEKLNQMLGYQGGVGGRGEVTCTPDITDRSPSHTVSSSTSVYDSPAYDQFFADLLSPATTASNLSPDSTGFLEMLTTNGQEGGGDLACGRNGISGASKVVTPVILPTANHGVVVPQPGLAEPITTSGENFLEEFISGSANQQTEMETDTLSALDLFF